One uncultured Draconibacterium sp. genomic window, GTTTCGCCCGGTGCAATTACTTTAGTTGATGGTGCTACTGCAGTACATCCACATGATGAACGAACTCTACGAATCAACAAATCAGTTTTACCATTATTGGTTAACGAAAAAGTATGTTCTTTTTTGTCGCCCTGATTCATGTCGCCAAAGTCGAAAGTTGTAGGCTCAAATGAGGCAACCGGTGCATTTGCACGTTCTTCGGCTGTTAAATGAGAGAAATCTTCTTCAATTGTTGCACTTACACCCAAAGAACTTTTGTAATCTTTACTTCCGTTTAATGATAAATAAATACGATTTGATGCAAAACCATAAGTATTGGCCGCTTTTGTGTCGTATGTTACAATTACCTTACCTCGTTCGTGAGCCGGAATAGTAGTCGGTTCAGCAACTGCAGTTAAAAAATCAGGAACGGTTCTGAAACCAACTTCAACAGGCTCGTCTGAATCATTAACCAACTCCAACTCTTTGGTTGCTACTTCACCCTGAGTTAATTTAGCAAACGAAAGATAATTAGATTTTACGCGTAAAGTTCCAATCTGACGTGGATACTCTTCGGCTAGTGTTTTTTCGCGAGCTGCAACAGTACCATTAATTCGCAATATAACATTACTTACGGCAGCATTCGAAGTTACAGTTACCGATTTATTAAATGTACCCGGACGGTTTTTAGGATTATAACTTACCTGAATATCGCCACTGGCACCGGGAGCAACAGGTTCACGCGTCCATTTTGGGGTAGTACAACCACAGGAAGCACGTACGTTCGAAAGGATCAAAGGAGCATCTCCTTCATTTTTAAAACTAAAAGTTGTTGTTTGGACTCCATCCGATTCTTTAAACGATCCAAAATCGTGAGATTGTTTTTCAAAAACAATTTTGGCAGTTCCCTGTGCCATTACCGAGCTAACTGTAACAACCAAAGAAAAAACCATTAATACTTGTAAAATTCGCTTCATCTTATTTATATTTTAATTTTGTGAGTTAGATGCAATATCGAAAACAAATGTAAGCATGCTTTTTTATTCCGGGTGTTAATCTAATTCAATATTTTGTTAATGAGTTGTTAAACGCGGCTATCAACTAAAAAAATGTGTAGTTTCGTTGTAATCAAAAGCGTATATGAAAGGTAAAGCATTAAAATACATCATTTTACTGGCTACAGTTTCCATTGCAGGTGTTTTTTTGATCCAGTTTTCGTTTATACGTAGTTCATATAATATATCCGACGAGCAATTTAAAGAAAGTGCAAGTGTGGCTTTAAAAGAGGTAGCCTGGCAGGTAATGCTTGCAACCGGAAGTACCGCTAACTTCGACAGTATTACGCCTGTTGAGATTTTATCGAGTAGCAACTATTTAGTGAATGTTGGTTCGGCAATCGACAAGGATTTGTTAAAGTCGAATTTAATTCGCGAACTAAAAAAGCACGAAATTTATTACGATTTCGAGTTTGCAATTTTCAATCCGGGAGAAGAACAAATGGACGAAGGAATCCTTGTGATGCAGAATTCGGAAGAAAAACCATCGTTTTATGAATTCCCGCTAAATGATTCTTACGTCAATTATTTTGGAGTTCATTTCCCCGATCGGTCATCGTATTTTAATTCACGACTTTCCATTTGGTATTTTTTAACCGGCCTGCTTGTGTTGGTAGTTTTCTTTTTTGGCTACACACTGGTAGTTATTATGAGGCAACGACAACTTTCGGAGGTTCAGAAAAACTTCATCAACAATTTAACGCACGAACTAAAAACTCCCATTTCAGCAATCGCGCTATCGGCAAATGTTATAAACGACCAAAAAATACTTGAAAATCCAAAACGTTTATTCGAATACACCAAAATAATCAAGGAACAAAATACACGCTTGTCAAAAAACGTGGAAAAAGTTCTAAACCTGGCTTCCATCGAAAAAAGCAGGATAAGACTTAACCTCGACAAACTAAATGTGGAAACCTTTTTATTGGAAACTCTTGAAGTATTTAAACATTCAACTTCGGGGCAAAAGGCAACAATAACAACCAAGCTCAGTAAAAAACCTCAGCTTATACTGGCCGACAAATTTCATTTTGCCAATTTACTTACCAATATTCTTGAAAATGCCGTAAAATATTGCGAACAAGATCCGGAAATACTGATTAAATGCAAGCAACGCAAAAACACTTTTGTACTAAGTTTTACCGACAATGGTATTGGTATTCCCCGCGAGTATCGAAAAAAAATATTTAAGAAGTTTTACCGGGTTCCTACCGGCAATGTGCATAATGTAAAAGGTTTTGGCCTTGGCCTCGATTACGTGCATAAAATTGTAAAAGCCCACAAATGGAAAATTAAAGTAGAGGAAAATCCAAATGGAGGAAGTATTTTTACACTTACCATTCCAAATTAACATATGAACGATAGCGAATTTAAAATATTACTGGTTGAAGACGATGAAGCTTTACGTTTTATTGTAAAAGACAACCTGGAGCAAAACGGATACAATGTAATGGTGGCCGAAGACGGCGCCATTGCGCTTAATTTATTTTCGGCCAACAGCTTTGATTTAATTGTTTTAGATGTAATGCTCCCAAAAATTGATGGTTTTCAGGTGGCTGAAAAAATAAGAAAAACCAATCTGCAAATTCCAATCATTTTTCTGACCGCC contains:
- a CDS encoding HAMP domain-containing sensor histidine kinase produces the protein MKGKALKYIILLATVSIAGVFLIQFSFIRSSYNISDEQFKESASVALKEVAWQVMLATGSTANFDSITPVEILSSSNYLVNVGSAIDKDLLKSNLIRELKKHEIYYDFEFAIFNPGEEQMDEGILVMQNSEEKPSFYEFPLNDSYVNYFGVHFPDRSSYFNSRLSIWYFLTGLLVLVVFFFGYTLVVIMRQRQLSEVQKNFINNLTHELKTPISAIALSANVINDQKILENPKRLFEYTKIIKEQNTRLSKNVEKVLNLASIEKSRIRLNLDKLNVETFLLETLEVFKHSTSGQKATITTKLSKKPQLILADKFHFANLLTNILENAVKYCEQDPEILIKCKQRKNTFVLSFTDNGIGIPREYRKKIFKKFYRVPTGNVHNVKGFGLGLDYVHKIVKAHKWKIKVEENPNGGSIFTLTIPN
- a CDS encoding DUF1573 domain-containing protein; this encodes MKRILQVLMVFSLVVTVSSVMAQGTAKIVFEKQSHDFGSFKESDGVQTTTFSFKNEGDAPLILSNVRASCGCTTPKWTREPVAPGASGDIQVSYNPKNRPGTFNKSVTVTSNAAVSNVILRINGTVAAREKTLAEEYPRQIGTLRVKSNYLSFAKLTQGEVATKELELVNDSDEPVEVGFRTVPDFLTAVAEPTTIPAHERGKVIVTYDTKAANTYGFASNRIYLSLNGSKDYKSSLGVSATIEEDFSHLTAEERANAPVASFEPTTFDFGDMNQGDKKEHTFSLTNNGKTDLLIRRVRSSCGCTAVAPSTKVIAPGETAPIKVTFDSRGKRGRQSKSITVITNDPNTPTSTLRISSNVLVPQS